In Quercus robur chromosome 11, dhQueRobu3.1, whole genome shotgun sequence, the sequence CTTTTTGGCTCATCTCTTTCACCTTTTTCCTAACCTCAGTATCACCAACCATTAGACTCTTTATCCCTTCTTCTACCTCCTCTGCCAACACAATTCCACTTCCCATCTTGTAATCTAATCTAATTTCCACAGCTAAACCCAATTCCTTAACCATCATAAACGCATTCATTTGTTGCTCAGCATAAATTGGCCATGTGGCAATTGGTACAGCGTGCCACAAGCTCTCCAAAATTGAGTTCCAACCACAATGTGACACGAATCCTCCGATTGCTTTGTGGGCTAAGATTGACACTTGCGAGACCCATCCACACACCAAACCAATCCCAACTGTTCGTTCCAAGAATCCATTTGGCAAAACCTCCTCAAGACTCGTGTAATCATTTGGAAGATTTAATTGGGTTTTTGGTTTCTCACGTAATGACCATAAGAATCGAACCCCGGCCCGTTCAAGTCCATGGGCTATTTCTCTCACTTGCTGCACATCAAAGCTCCAATTGCTACCAAAGCATAAGAACACCACTGATGATAGAGGTTGGTCGTCAAGCCAGTTCATAATATTTTGGTGATGGGCTTGGTCTGGGTGCCATTGGGCCGAGCCAGCAAGGTTAAGAACAGGCCCAATAGGATAAACTCGTGGCATTTGACTTGTGGAGAACGAGTTGAGTGTATGAGGCTCAAGCTCTTGAAGTGTGTTTATAATAATGCCCTTTGTTTCAAAGTACCTACGTCCATGGTACAAAAAGCAAGAGAACCCATCTCT encodes:
- the LOC126707587 gene encoding UDP-glycosyltransferase 43-like, whose protein sequence is MTKFEVVLIATPGFGNFVPIVEFAQRLIDHDPRFSATILIITMPGRPLLDTYIQSCVATSATKIKFLHLPTVDLPSPDQSQIFVAHFSSLVEKQKPNVRQAITNLMGTELDSDSESNSVPQLAGLFVDMFCTSIIDVAKELDIPCYLYFASPASFLSFMLHLPILDTQLTTTELAELDTELVIPGFVNPVPPSVLPPVALNRDGFSCFLYHGRRYFETKGIIINTLQELEPHTLNSFSTSQMPRVYPIGPVLNLAGSAQWHPDQAHHQNIMNWLDDQPLSSVVFLCFGSNWSFDVQQVREIAHGLERAGVRFLWSLREKPKTQLNLPNDYTSLEEVLPNGFLERTVGIGLVCGWVSQVSILAHKAIGGFVSHCGWNSILESLWHAVPIATWPIYAEQQMNAFMMVKELGLAVEIRLDYKMGSGIVLAEEVEEGIKSLMVGDTEVRKKVKEMSQKAKMAVRENGSSCTSLGTLIDELANGV